In the Elizabethkingia bruuniana genome, GTCCAAATGTGAGGCTTCATTAAAATCTCCACCCAGAATCACTACTTTTCCGCTTGCAATATCCTGTTTTGCGCGGGTAAGGAAATCCTGAATTTGCTGAGGTCGTTTGGACTGATCATTCATTTCCGTAATTTTAGTTACGTCTGTAACAGGAGCTGGTAATTCTTTGAAAGTTACAGGATCATAACCCCTGGGATAATATACAGCGTAGTGCGTATAGTCTAAATGACCGGAGTAAATAACAACTTCGTTCCCGGGAACAACTTCGGTTACCAAACGGTGGTAGGCACTAAAGGCTGAGTATTCTTTAATTGGATATTTGCTTAATACTCCATTATCCTCGCTTCTGGAAGCATAATATGTTTTTCCTTTTGCCTTTAAAGAAGCTACAATACGTTGGTCAAACGAGGTGTTGTTGTAATTTCTGACTTCCGAAAGGGTTACAAAATCAGGCTCACGGTCAGCTATTTCATTAACAATAGCATCGTAGCCTCCAGATACCTGTGTGCCTTCCTGCCAGATATTGAACTGCATAACACTAAATGAGTAGGTCTGATCTTCTGATGTGGATTTACTTTGTAAAGCATATTGCTTCGCTTCTAATTCCGCAGCACTGGCATGGATCTCAGGCCGTGAGCAGGAAACCAATGATGCAACAGCAAGAGTTGTGGAGAATAAATGTTTTTTCATAGTTCTAGTAATATTTAGGTTTGGTTTTGCTAAAATATAAATTAATGTGGTTATTTCGATTCGGTATTACAAAATGATAATCCGGATAAAATCTAACGAAAACGTATTAGTAATAAATTTATTGTGTTGTAAATAATTTGTGACAATAATATTTACATTCGTAATACCAAACCTAAATATTATTTTATGAGAAAAATTAAAATATTGGAACGTTACGTACTATATTCATTACTCCTATTGGGCAGTTCGATATTTGAAATGAGGAATTTACGGAGTGCTGCCTTCCTGTACACGAATAGCTTATCATGATGATATAAAAATATTTGGAAAATAGTATTCAGGTGCTTCACATGGTTATATCTTAATTAACAAAGTAAGGCAACATCCTGAAATGTTGCCTTTTTATTATACTTTTACCTTTTTGAGGTTAATGGACTTTATTTATGATTCGTTTTGTTTAATCTGTGGATTGTTATTGATCTCTTTATTTGGAATCTGGAATTTGAATTTATCAGGTGCTAAATTGAATCTTCCGAAAGTATGGTTAGTCCCGGGATATATTCTCTCCAGAGGTGTACTCAGTCGTTTCATATCAAACCATGCATAGCCTTCTCCCCAAAGTTCGATTCTTTTCTGAAGAATGATTTCATTGATAAGTTCATTTCCTGCTTTGGAGGACAACGAATAAGCTTTATTTCTTTGAGAGGTAATTTCATAAAGAACCTGTCGGGCTTCAGCCTCACGGCCTTGCCTTGCCAATGCTTCAGCTTCTGTATAATACAAAGAAGAAGCTCTGATATAGATATAATCTCCTTCAAAGAGGGTAGGGTCTTTAAATTTCCAGCTTACATATGGCGGGTAATTCTTTTGGGTACCATTAAAGGTATAATCTGCTTTCTGACTGCCATTGAATACTTTTCTTCTGTAATCAGTTTCTGGAATAGCATCATAAAGTCTTTTGTCTATTAATTTATAAATTTGCGCAGCTCCGGCGTAGCCCCTGTTTGTATTATCGAACATAGAGAAAAAGGAAGCATAATAATTCCCAATACTCATGGTAGCTGTAGTATTATGGAATCCCCATATTACCTCTGGATTATTGATATTCGAAAAACCAGTTGTTATGTAATCATTTTCAGTCATCAGCGCTATTCCCTGTCTGCTTTCATTGGCATATTTACCTGCTTTAGCATAATCTCCGGTTTGCAGATATATTTCAGAAGCAATTGCTTTAGCTGTTCTTTGGTCTATCTGAGCTCTGGAAGAGCGTGCATAGCTGCCTAAAAGGACAATAGATTCTTCAATATCTTTGGTAATCTGCTGATATACATCGGCTACTGTAGATCTGGAAAGTCCCTGGCTTTGATTATCATTCGTTAATACCAAAGGTAGCCCCGGATCCTGTTTGTGCTCTTTGTAGTCGTTGGCATAGAAACGAATCAGATAAAAATAGGAGTAAGCTCTTAACGCATGCAGTTGCCCAGCAATGGCTCCGTTAGCTATACTATTATCGTTTTTTAAATCATTCAAGAGTTTATTGATTACAAATATTCTGGCATAAAAAGTAGTCCAGACAAATTCAGCAGCAGAATTATTGGCATTTGTAGCATCATAATTATAAAACATTCCTAAATGCTGGTTGGTGGACTGTATTACATCATTGGACATAAGGTCTGCTCCCGCTTTTATAGCCATAATACCAAAGTCGGAATGTAAAGTAGTTCCTCCGGCTCCATTACTACGGAGGTCCAGATAGATCCCACCCAGGATTTTTTCAGCCTTTGTTTTGTCATCGTTTAGCTGATCACCCGAAATATCTCCGTTTGGCAAAGTATTCAGGTCACTAGAGCAACTATTAATGATCGTACTTATAGATAGTGCTGTGATTAAATATTTTATTGTTTTCATATGTTTTTAAAAATTGAGTTTGAAGCCTAAAGAAACGCTTGAAAGTAATGAGTATCTGTATGAATTAGAAACGCCTGTTAATGAGGCTCTTGGATCATAACCTTTTCTTTTGGACCATAAGTAGAGATTGTTCCCTGTAAGATAAATTTTGAGTGCTGACAGGCCTATCTGTTGTGTGAAGTCCTGAGGCAGCTGATAAGAGAGGGTTATATCCTGAAGGCTGACGTAATCTGATTTTATAAGATACAGTGTAGAGTTTCCGTTTTGATTAGTCGAATTAAGATCTACACGTGGTAATGCAGCGTTCGGATTTTCGGGTGTCCATGTTTTATCCAAATCTGTTGAATAGTTGGAAGCATAAGTATCGGAATGAAATAAACTTCTGTAGATATCGTCATAACCATAACCACCAAACTGATAAGCAAAATTAACTACCAGATTGAATCCTTTATACGTAAAATCGGTACCAAAACCACCATATACTTTTGGAATAGCAGACTTGCCTGTATTGTAGTCAGTTGCCTCCTTATAATTATTGGTAATAGTAGTTTCTTCCTTTTTAGTATTAGGGTTTATACTTGTACGGTACCAAAGAGCATCACCATTATTAGAGTCTGTACCTGCAAATTTTTTCAGATAATAGGTATATCTGTCACCACCTTCAGTCAGAATAAATAATCCAGAAACCAATCCTGTATTTCTTTGCTCAGCAGGTAACTTGGTTATTTTATTTTTATAGTGGGTAGCATTTGCATAAAAACTCCATTGTAACTGATCAGAGCGTAGAATATCTATATTCAGATTTGCCTGAACCCCTCTGTTGATCATGTCACCAATATTGCCATATCGGATATATGATCCAGCATTGGAAGGAGGCAGGGGAAGGGTGTAGATCATGTCCGATACTTTTCTTTCAAAATAATCGGCATTCAGGCTAATTCTGTTTTTTAAAAGAGAAATTTCAAAACCTGCATTCAGATTTTTAGAGGTTTCCCATTTTAAATCTTTATTTCCTTGTTTCCTAAGTGATAAAACAGGCTTTCCCTCTCCGAAGTTATTGATTCCGTAGATGTCCTGATAAGCATAATAATCTCTGTCGGAGTTTTCCAGTAGTATATTGTCATTTCCCTGTTGTCCGTATGAAATCTTTAATTTTAAAGAATTAATGGTATTGTTGCCTTTTAGAAAATCTTCCTTAGCAATATTCCAGGCGGCTCCTAAACCATAAAAATTACCCCATCTGCTGTCGGGAGAGAATACCGAAGAACCATCTCTACGGATATTGGCATTAAAGAAATATTTATTGTCATAATTATAAAGTAATCTGGAGAAATAGCCTTCTACTGCATACTCATAGCCATTCCCTGATAAATCCGTAATTTTTACAGCATTATCAAAGGACAGGGAGTTAGGCAATACAAGCTGCTGTTTTGTTCCCGAGAATCTGTCGCTTTTTGTTTTATTCAGCTCATGACCAACAAGAATATTGAAGCTGTGTTTACCCAGTTTTTTCTGGTAGGTAAGCAACTGCTGGTGATTCAATGTATTTCTGAATATAGAACTCATTGTAAGATTGCCCCCAACAGATGCAGAGGTACCGCCAATTGTATTGCCAAACCGCAGATCTTTTATGTTTTCTAAATACGCACCGAAGTTGTAAGTGAAATCTAATCCTTTAATAATTTCATAATTTAGACCCAGGTTTATATTGGTGATATTACTGGTTGTTTGGGATTTATCCTGCTGGAGATTACCAACCGGATTTTCATAAACAGCATAAGATCTTGCAGCTCCATTAGGGCCTTGCCCATCGCCGTAATCATACAAAGCTTTTCCGTTCTTATCATAAACAATCTGGTAATTATTATTTCTCAGAAATACCGGATAAAATGGTGCAATATTTCTGGCAAACTGGAATGGATTGGAAAAACCTCCGGTTTCACCAAAGTCTTGTTTACTATGAGTATATGATAAACCACTGGTCAGTTTTAGTTTACTGGTAATAGCATAATCCAGATTAGACCTTATTCCAAATCTTTCAAACCCTGAAGAGATAAGATAACCCTGGTCATCCAGATAATTCAGAGAGGTATAAGACTTTACCTGCTCATTATTTGCTGTAATTCCTATACTTGCCTCTCTTCTTAATGCTGGTTTGAAAAGCAGTTTTTTCCAGTCATCCTGATACAATAGCTGTGCATTAGGGTTAAACGAGCCATCTTGTGAAATTAATTGATTAAAAGGCAGATTGTATGCATTGTATCCCAATTTGTTTAGTGCAGTGATTCCGACCTCATGCGGAGAGGCTCCGGAGGGAACTGCACCAGCTTGTTTTAATCTGGCAATCTCGCCGACTCTTGCCCGGTTATAGAATGCAGTGTAATAATCTTTTGGAGATGTATAAACCGGATAATCCTCTATTGATCTGAAGTTTATACCTGTTTTTACATCAGCTTCTACGCGGAGGCCATTGGTTTTTCCTCTTTTGGTATTTACAATGATTACACCGTTGGCACCTCTGGAACCATATAAAGCATTGGAAGATGCATCCTCCAGAAAAGAAATACTTTCTATATCTGTTCCCGGAATACTATTCAGATTCCCGTTGTACGGAATACCATCTAATACAATTAGCGGGTCGCTTGATGCATTGATAGAGCCTATTCCCCGCATTCTTATGGTTGGCTGGGAACCTGGCTGCCCGGAAGATATTACCTGTACGCCGGCAACCTTTCCGCCGATCCCCTGCAAAATATTACCGTTTTGAAGATTTGCCAGATCTTTTGTTTTTAGTGACTGTACAGATCCTGTGATCTCTTCTTTCTTTTGTTTACCAAAGGCTACCACCACAACTTCCTTTATGGAATTTTCCTTGGTCAGGCTGTCCCTGGTTTGTGCAAAACCATATTCCGCAAACAGAATCAGGGCTAATGCTCCAATTTTACATTGTTTTTTTTTCATTATATATTAATCTTAGTTTAAATCTTGAGAAGACACATAGTTTATTTAGTCCCTGTTCATTATTGCTGAAAAGAGATAATAAATATCCAGCCTCCTTCTATGAGATGAGGGAGGTTGCATTAAAAGTGTTGAAGATTGAAAGGAAAAAGGAGATTTTAGTGTGAGAAAGAACCTGGCCTCCCGTTTTTATTACTTCTTCAATAATGCATTACATGGAATACATATAACACATACATTGAAAAGTAAAGTATTTCAGTGTATAATAGTTTTTTGTACAAGAAGATTCTTGAGCAGATACTGTTGGGAAACTTCCCGGGACAGTGTCGGGTAAACTTGTGTTCATAAAACGAATTTGATTTTTTTTACTGCTTCAAAAGTATTTAATTAATCAAAATTTGCGGTAAACAGTGGATATGATTTATATCATATAAAGTCTATCTAGTTAGTAGATATTTATTTTTGATATTATTCCTGTTTGAATAAAAAGAGTGTACTGTTGTGATTTGTGAAAATTATTGTATTGTATTTTATGTAATTGATAGTTGAAATATTAATTTAATCACAATTGTCTAATTGATAAAAACAACCCCCAAAAACTAAAATGAACAAGAATTAATAACTGTTTATAGACATTTCTCTGCTTATTATGGTCAGTTTTTAAAAAAAATCCAATAATTA is a window encoding:
- a CDS encoding endonuclease/exonuclease/phosphatase family protein produces the protein MKKHLFSTTLAVASLVSCSRPEIHASAAELEAKQYALQSKSTSEDQTYSFSVMQFNIWQEGTQVSGGYDAIVNEIADREPDFVTLSEVRNYNNTSFDQRIVASLKAKGKTYYASRSEDNGVLSKYPIKEYSAFSAYHRLVTEVVPGNEVVIYSGHLDYTHYAVYYPRGYDPVTFKELPAPVTDVTKITEMNDQSKRPQQIQDFLTRAKQDIASGKVVILGGDFNEASHLDWTEAVKNLYDHRGTVVNWSSTATLSKAGFKDSYRVLYPDEVNYPGFTWPAQSSWTPKSDERDRIDYIFYYDNGNISVSDSYIVGPKNTVVKNISVPETSKDKFSEPKGIWPTDHKAVWSTFKVKIPQNNAKVTLNKSSYKLNEAIQASFSNGSSDPKAWIGIYKQGQTPGTNYSAKWQYTNSINGTLNFALDTPGSYYISFFKDNGYTEIAPRVYFTCGN
- a CDS encoding RagB/SusD family nutrient uptake outer membrane protein, with translation MKTIKYLITALSISTIINSCSSDLNTLPNGDISGDQLNDDKTKAEKILGGIYLDLRSNGAGGTTLHSDFGIMAIKAGADLMSNDVIQSTNQHLGMFYNYDATNANNSAAEFVWTTFYARIFVINKLLNDLKNDNSIANGAIAGQLHALRAYSYFYLIRFYANDYKEHKQDPGLPLVLTNDNQSQGLSRSTVADVYQQITKDIEESIVLLGSYARSSRAQIDQRTAKAIASEIYLQTGDYAKAGKYANESRQGIALMTENDYITTGFSNINNPEVIWGFHNTTATMSIGNYYASFFSMFDNTNRGYAGAAQIYKLIDKRLYDAIPETDYRRKVFNGSQKADYTFNGTQKNYPPYVSWKFKDPTLFEGDYIYIRASSLYYTEAEALARQGREAEARQVLYEITSQRNKAYSLSSKAGNELINEIILQKRIELWGEGYAWFDMKRLSTPLERIYPGTNHTFGRFNLAPDKFKFQIPNKEINNNPQIKQNES
- a CDS encoding SusC/RagA family TonB-linked outer membrane protein, giving the protein MKKKQCKIGALALILFAEYGFAQTRDSLTKENSIKEVVVVAFGKQKKEEITGSVQSLKTKDLANLQNGNILQGIGGKVAGVQVISSGQPGSQPTIRMRGIGSINASSDPLIVLDGIPYNGNLNSIPGTDIESISFLEDASSNALYGSRGANGVIIVNTKRGKTNGLRVEADVKTGINFRSIEDYPVYTSPKDYYTAFYNRARVGEIARLKQAGAVPSGASPHEVGITALNKLGYNAYNLPFNQLISQDGSFNPNAQLLYQDDWKKLLFKPALRREASIGITANNEQVKSYTSLNYLDDQGYLISSGFERFGIRSNLDYAITSKLKLTSGLSYTHSKQDFGETGGFSNPFQFARNIAPFYPVFLRNNNYQIVYDKNGKALYDYGDGQGPNGAARSYAVYENPVGNLQQDKSQTTSNITNINLGLNYEIIKGLDFTYNFGAYLENIKDLRFGNTIGGTSASVGGNLTMSSIFRNTLNHQQLLTYQKKLGKHSFNILVGHELNKTKSDRFSGTKQQLVLPNSLSFDNAVKITDLSGNGYEYAVEGYFSRLLYNYDNKYFFNANIRRDGSSVFSPDSRWGNFYGLGAAWNIAKEDFLKGNNTINSLKLKISYGQQGNDNILLENSDRDYYAYQDIYGINNFGEGKPVLSLRKQGNKDLKWETSKNLNAGFEISLLKNRISLNADYFERKVSDMIYTLPLPPSNAGSYIRYGNIGDMINRGVQANLNIDILRSDQLQWSFYANATHYKNKITKLPAEQRNTGLVSGLFILTEGGDRYTYYLKKFAGTDSNNGDALWYRTSINPNTKKEETTITNNYKEATDYNTGKSAIPKVYGGFGTDFTYKGFNLVVNFAYQFGGYGYDDIYRSLFHSDTYASNYSTDLDKTWTPENPNAALPRVDLNSTNQNGNSTLYLIKSDYVSLQDITLSYQLPQDFTQQIGLSALKIYLTGNNLYLWSKRKGYDPRASLTGVSNSYRYSLLSSVSLGFKLNF